From a single Paenibacillus sp. FSL W8-0426 genomic region:
- the rsmI gene encoding 16S rRNA (cytidine(1402)-2'-O)-methyltransferase, with translation MTLHVQKSFADQPEHYGKLYLVGTPIGNLDDMTFRAIKTLQSCDIIAAEDTRQTRKLLTHFEITPSMLFSYHEHNKVASGPELIRYIIEGKNLALVSDAGLPAISDPGSDLVKLALEAGISVVPIPGPNAALSALMVSGLSTERFTFGGFLPREKKDMRKVLEGFNESNGTLLFYESPHRIRKTLSVLEELLGDRSVVLARELTKRHEEFARGSISECMEWLDEHPPLGEYCLLVEGIREEERKAEREAWWQQMSLEEHVSHYESEGFNRKDAMKKTATDRGLSKREVYNALV, from the coding sequence ATGACGCTGCACGTTCAAAAGAGTTTTGCCGACCAACCGGAGCATTACGGCAAATTGTATTTGGTAGGAACTCCGATCGGTAATTTGGATGACATGACCTTCCGTGCGATCAAGACACTTCAGAGCTGCGACATTATTGCAGCAGAGGACACGAGGCAAACGCGAAAATTGTTGACCCATTTCGAAATTACGCCATCCATGCTGTTCAGCTATCATGAGCACAATAAGGTGGCCAGCGGGCCTGAACTGATACGCTATATAATAGAAGGAAAAAATTTGGCGCTGGTTAGCGATGCCGGTTTGCCGGCCATTTCCGACCCTGGTTCCGACCTGGTCAAGCTGGCTCTTGAAGCCGGAATTAGCGTTGTTCCCATCCCGGGCCCCAATGCCGCGTTGTCGGCGCTCATGGTGTCAGGACTATCGACGGAACGCTTTACTTTTGGCGGATTCCTCCCGCGAGAGAAAAAGGACATGCGCAAAGTGCTGGAAGGGTTCAATGAATCCAATGGAACGTTGCTGTTCTATGAATCGCCGCACCGTATACGCAAAACGTTATCCGTCCTGGAAGAGCTGCTCGGCGATCGTTCGGTTGTGCTTGCACGTGAACTGACGAAACGGCATGAGGAATTTGCGAGGGGAAGTATTAGCGAGTGCATGGAATGGCTGGATGAGCACCCTCCGCTTGGAGAGTACTGCCTTCTGGTGGAGGGCATTCGGGAGGAAGAGCGCAAGGCGGAGCGAGAAGCATGGTGGCAGCAAATGTCCTTGGAGGAACACGTCAGCCATTATGAATCAGAAGGATTCAACCGGAAAGACGCGATGAAAAAAACGGCGACGGACCGAGGCTTATCGAAACGCGAGGTATACAATGCTTTGGTATAA
- a CDS encoding AbrB/MazE/SpoVT family DNA-binding domain-containing protein: protein MMKSTGIVRKVDELGRVVIPIELRRTLGIGEKDALEIYVDGERIMLKKYEPACIFCGNAENVTYFKGKIVCNECISEIPAPVTK, encoded by the coding sequence ATGATGAAATCAACAGGTATTGTAAGAAAAGTAGACGAACTGGGACGGGTAGTTATTCCAATCGAATTGCGTCGTACTCTGGGTATCGGCGAGAAAGATGCTCTTGAAATTTACGTTGATGGCGAACGCATCATGCTGAAAAAATATGAGCCAGCATGCATCTTCTGCGGAAATGCCGAAAACGTGACATACTTCAAAGGTAAAATTGTTTGCAACGAATGTATTTCTGAAATCCCTGCACCTGTGACAAAATAA
- a CDS encoding HD domain-containing protein, which yields MEQRLTEEKVFKDPVHNYIHVQDPIIWQLINTPEFQRLRRIRQLGTSYLTFHGAEHSRFSHSLGVYEITRKIISQFERSHYPDWPKEEKIVALCAALLHDLGHGPFSHSIEEAFDMHHEDWTCRIILGDTEVGAILRRYASDFPEKVASVIQKTYDKPIVVNLITSPLDADRMDYLLRDAYFTGVNYGTIDLDRILRMLRPYHGRIVVKESGMHAVEDYLMSRYQMYWQIYFHPVTRSSEIILRQIFKRAKQLMKQNFNFRFMLDPLPQLFEGSLSVKEYLQLDEALIQTAFMQWRQENDAILRELCERFMDRRLYKYVEIEQHDVALMDDIRKAFAEVGLEPEYDVEIDFPTDLPYDVFRPDESTEKQILLLDRQDKLHELSEVSDIVRSISGIQRGKHHLYYPQDKVDAVLHHLPAHIRRYFS from the coding sequence ATGGAGCAGCGCTTGACGGAAGAAAAGGTGTTTAAAGATCCCGTACATAATTACATTCATGTGCAAGATCCAATCATTTGGCAATTGATCAACACGCCCGAGTTCCAACGGCTGCGTCGCATCCGTCAGTTAGGGACATCCTATCTCACGTTTCATGGTGCGGAACATAGCCGGTTTTCCCACTCGCTTGGCGTATACGAGATTACGCGCAAAATCATCTCGCAGTTTGAACGAAGCCATTATCCGGATTGGCCAAAAGAAGAAAAGATTGTGGCCCTTTGTGCAGCATTGCTGCATGATCTGGGGCACGGTCCATTTTCCCATTCCATTGAAGAGGCATTCGATATGCATCATGAAGATTGGACCTGTCGTATTATTCTTGGCGATACCGAAGTGGGGGCGATTCTGAGAAGGTATGCTTCCGACTTTCCGGAGAAAGTCGCTTCCGTGATTCAGAAAACATACGACAAACCTATTGTGGTCAATTTGATCACAAGCCCTCTGGATGCGGACCGAATGGATTATTTGCTGCGCGACGCCTATTTTACGGGCGTAAATTATGGGACGATCGACCTTGATCGAATTTTGCGAATGTTGAGGCCCTACCATGGCAGAATCGTCGTCAAGGAGTCGGGCATGCATGCGGTGGAAGATTACCTGATGTCCCGTTATCAGATGTACTGGCAGATCTATTTCCATCCGGTAACACGAAGCTCTGAAATCATTCTTAGGCAAATATTCAAACGGGCCAAACAACTGATGAAGCAGAATTTTAACTTCCGTTTCATGCTGGATCCCCTGCCGCAGCTGTTTGAGGGGTCGCTCTCGGTCAAGGAGTATTTGCAATTGGATGAAGCGCTCATCCAGACCGCCTTTATGCAATGGCGTCAGGAGAACGATGCCATTCTTCGAGAACTGTGCGAACGCTTCATGGATCGCAGGTTGTACAAATACGTAGAGATTGAACAGCATGACGTAGCGTTGATGGATGACATTCGGAAGGCCTTCGCCGAAGTGGGACTGGAGCCCGAATACGATGTCGAAATTGATTTTCCAACTGATCTTCCGTATGATGTGTTTCGTCCGGACGAATCGACGGAGAAACAGATTTTGCTGCTGGATCGCCAAGATAAATTGCATGAATTATCCGAGGTATCCGATATTGTGCGTTCGATTAGCGGCATACAGCGTGGAAAGCATCATCTGTATTATCCGCAGGATAAAGTGGATGCCGTTCTTCACCATCTTCCAGCCCATATACGCCGTTATTTTTCTTGA
- a CDS encoding TatD family hydrolase, with the protein MMLFDTHTHLDAPQFDEDREEVIQRAVDAGVGRMINVGFNRETIPSTMKLAETYEFIYAAVGWHPQDAITMQEGDLEWIADLCKHEKVVAIGEIGLDYYWDTSPKDVQHRVLRQQIGLARELKMPIVIHNRDAHEDIVRILREEKASEVGGVMHSFSGSWETAKLCLDLNFDLSFGGPITFKNAKQPKEVLAKVPMDRFYIETDSPYLTPHPFRGKRNETAHVRLVAEAAAEIKGVSVEEIAAITNKNAMGRFGIR; encoded by the coding sequence ATGATGTTATTCGACACTCACACGCACCTGGATGCGCCGCAATTCGACGAGGATAGGGAGGAGGTCATTCAACGTGCTGTCGACGCTGGCGTCGGACGCATGATTAATGTCGGTTTTAATCGGGAAACTATTCCATCCACCATGAAGCTTGCCGAAACGTACGAGTTTATCTACGCCGCGGTCGGATGGCATCCCCAAGATGCCATCACCATGCAGGAGGGCGACCTGGAATGGATCGCTGATTTGTGCAAACACGAAAAAGTCGTAGCCATTGGCGAGATCGGGCTTGACTACTATTGGGACACCTCCCCCAAGGATGTTCAGCATCGCGTTCTTCGCCAGCAGATCGGATTGGCTCGCGAGCTGAAGATGCCTATTGTCATTCATAACCGGGACGCGCATGAAGACATTGTGAGAATTTTGCGTGAAGAGAAGGCGTCAGAGGTCGGCGGTGTGATGCATTCGTTTTCGGGGAGCTGGGAAACGGCAAAACTTTGTCTGGATCTGAACTTTGACCTTTCCTTCGGTGGACCGATCACGTTTAAAAATGCCAAGCAGCCAAAAGAGGTACTCGCCAAGGTGCCGATGGACCGGTTTTATATCGAAACCGACTCCCCTTATCTTACTCCTCATCCATTTCGAGGAAAGAGAAATGAGACGGCTCACGTTCGCCTCGTGGCTGAGGCAGCTGCCGAAATCAAGGGTGTATCGGTCGAGGAAATTGCGGCAATTACGAACAAAAATGCCATGGGACGTTTTGGGATTCGTTGA
- a CDS encoding 3D domain-containing protein, with product MGAFQPEETHESRSSSKSYALRWKHENLRQIALIAIFSIALTIMILLVVYGQAGKQISLVIDGKSQEVETRTGLLQELLDEQSITVGPHDEVSMPLNGSITDGDRIVIERAVPVNVTADGDTKTLYTTDASVEEAIQKAGITVGNEDKIYPALDTSIKKDMKIRVVRVTKRTVDVEQPIAYKVVKTADPSLYKGDNRVIVNGKEGTLVQHIEKVFQDGELVSKKMVGKTVTTNRVDKVIAVGTKAKPVVKEEPVVQTVSAQTSKTKSATTASSTKKSASGSKVITVSGTTFKYSKVLKNVTMTAYSAEEPGIGTKTASGTKVTEGRTIAVDPKVIPIGWWVYIEGLGFRRAEDTGGAIKGNKIDVYYDSVKHALNFGRKKGKTVYVIGPVKPELN from the coding sequence GTGGGCGCATTCCAACCAGAGGAGACCCATGAGTCACGATCATCCAGTAAGTCTTACGCGTTGAGGTGGAAGCATGAGAACTTGCGTCAAATTGCGTTGATCGCTATTTTCTCAATCGCACTTACAATCATGATCTTGTTAGTCGTTTATGGTCAGGCCGGAAAACAAATATCACTGGTGATTGACGGCAAATCTCAAGAGGTTGAGACTCGTACAGGATTGCTTCAGGAATTGCTGGATGAGCAATCCATCACGGTAGGGCCTCACGATGAGGTATCCATGCCATTGAACGGGTCCATTACGGATGGCGATCGCATCGTCATCGAGCGTGCTGTTCCAGTTAATGTTACGGCAGACGGAGACACCAAGACTCTGTATACAACAGATGCATCGGTGGAAGAAGCCATTCAAAAGGCAGGCATCACCGTAGGGAATGAAGACAAAATCTATCCAGCCTTGGATACTTCGATCAAGAAAGATATGAAAATTCGCGTAGTGCGGGTAACAAAGCGTACAGTCGACGTTGAACAGCCGATCGCATATAAAGTGGTCAAAACGGCTGACCCGAGCCTGTACAAGGGTGACAATCGAGTCATTGTGAATGGCAAGGAAGGCACATTGGTGCAGCATATCGAAAAGGTATTTCAGGATGGAGAATTGGTCTCCAAAAAAATGGTCGGCAAGACGGTGACTACGAATCGCGTGGATAAAGTCATTGCGGTGGGAACCAAAGCAAAACCGGTTGTCAAGGAAGAGCCTGTGGTTCAAACCGTATCGGCCCAAACTTCGAAAACTAAATCGGCTACAACGGCAAGCTCGACCAAAAAGTCTGCTTCGGGCAGCAAGGTCATCACGGTTTCGGGCACGACGTTCAAATATTCCAAAGTCCTCAAAAACGTAACCATGACGGCGTACTCCGCCGAAGAACCGGGAATCGGAACCAAAACGGCTTCCGGTACGAAGGTAACCGAAGGACGCACCATTGCCGTGGATCCGAAAGTGATTCCGATCGGTTGGTGGGTTTACATCGAAGGCCTCGGCTTCCGTCGCGCAGAGGATACGGGAGGGGCAATCAAAGGAAACAAAATCGATGTTTATTATGATAGCGTGAAGCACGCCCTGAACTTCGGAAGAAAGAAAGGCAAGACGGTATATGTCATCGGTCCGGTGAAGCCGGAACTGAACTAA
- the rnmV gene encoding ribonuclease M5, with the protein MIKEVIVVEGRDDTVAIRRAVEADTIETGGSAINDRILSRIALAQERRGVIVLTDPDHAGERIRKIIANKVPGCKHAFIPEADATRKGDIGVENASPEAIRLALSRVHTSYEGVPSLIDWEDLIEAGLIIHPRASERRMQMGNLLGIGYCNGKQFHKRLGVFQITREEFLAALAKIEREGM; encoded by the coding sequence ATGATAAAAGAAGTGATCGTGGTGGAAGGCCGTGACGATACGGTAGCGATTCGGCGGGCGGTGGAAGCCGACACGATAGAAACGGGAGGATCGGCCATCAATGATCGCATCCTGAGTCGCATTGCGCTTGCCCAGGAGAGACGGGGAGTCATCGTGCTGACCGACCCGGACCATGCCGGAGAGCGCATTCGCAAAATTATTGCGAATAAGGTGCCAGGCTGCAAGCATGCGTTCATTCCGGAAGCGGATGCTACCCGCAAGGGCGATATTGGCGTGGAGAATGCTTCGCCGGAGGCGATCCGTCTGGCGTTGTCCCGCGTTCATACATCGTATGAAGGGGTTCCTAGCCTGATTGACTGGGAAGATCTGATCGAGGCGGGATTGATCATTCATCCCAGGGCTTCCGAACGCCGGATGCAGATGGGCAATCTGCTGGGTATCGGCTATTGCAACGGCAAGCAGTTTCACAAGCGGCTGGGCGTGTTCCAGATTACCCGGGAGGAGTTCCTGGCCGCTCTGGCAAAAATTGAACGTGAAGGAATGTGA
- the rsmA gene encoding 16S rRNA (adenine(1518)-N(6)/adenine(1519)-N(6))-dimethyltransferase RsmA codes for MKGMEERLEIATPKRTKEIIARHGFSFKKSLGQNFLIDQNILNKIVDAADLDESKGALEIGPGIGALTERLARVAGTVTAVEIDQRLLPILDEVMEPYSNVRVQHGDVLKLDLAELFRNDFGSVDKVSVVANLPYYVTTPIMMKLLEEKLPVDRIVVMIQKEVAERMAAAPGSKDYGSLSIAVQYYSEPELVCIVPHTVFIPQPNVESAVIRLKVRDEPPVRVPDEAFFFEVVQAAFAQRRKTISNNLKARFFTKENREQADQLLEQAGIQPSRRGETLSLQEYAALSTVMWEAGIRD; via the coding sequence ATGAAGGGCATGGAAGAACGGTTGGAAATTGCTACACCCAAACGCACGAAGGAAATTATCGCTCGACACGGATTTTCCTTCAAAAAAAGTCTGGGCCAAAATTTTCTGATCGATCAGAATATTTTGAATAAAATCGTAGACGCTGCCGATCTGGACGAGTCCAAGGGTGCATTGGAGATCGGTCCCGGCATTGGGGCATTGACAGAACGCCTGGCTCGCGTAGCGGGGACTGTAACAGCCGTAGAGATCGACCAGCGGCTGCTGCCGATTCTGGACGAGGTTATGGAGCCGTATTCCAACGTAAGAGTGCAGCATGGAGATGTGCTGAAACTGGATCTGGCGGAGCTGTTCCGCAATGATTTTGGTTCGGTGGACAAGGTAAGCGTGGTGGCCAACCTGCCTTATTACGTGACCACACCCATCATGATGAAGCTGCTCGAGGAGAAATTGCCGGTAGATCGCATCGTGGTCATGATTCAAAAGGAAGTGGCAGAGCGCATGGCGGCTGCTCCGGGCTCCAAGGACTACGGCAGCCTTAGCATTGCGGTTCAATACTACAGCGAACCGGAGCTGGTTTGCATCGTGCCGCATACTGTCTTTATTCCGCAGCCGAATGTCGAATCGGCTGTCATCCGGCTGAAGGTCCGCGATGAGCCTCCTGTTCGGGTTCCGGACGAAGCATTCTTTTTCGAAGTGGTTCAGGCTGCTTTTGCGCAGCGGAGAAAAACGATATCGAACAATCTCAAAGCCAGATTTTTCACCAAGGAAAATCGGGAACAAGCCGATCAATTGCTTGAACAGGCGGGAATTCAGCCTTCCAGACGGGGAGAGACACTCAGCCTTCAGGAATACGCAGCGCTTAGTACCGTTATGTGGGAAGCAGGCATTCGCGATTAA
- the yabG gene encoding sporulation peptidase YabG: protein MNVGDLVVRRSYGGDVTFRVEVLQLDKAIIKGTEFRLLADSPLDDLIQVTQEAQSDKSRRAHVKAHQTLTRLQQNRMDQAERNREGLLQEWSAQEPAYFEMPGKVLHLDGDPNYLKKSMNLYEQLRVPAEGHYVHESAMADTLYHLLPQVRPDIVVITGHDGVLKSRQPYDLYSLSSYKNSQNFVSAIQVARQYERHLDALTIVAGACQSHFEALLRAGANFASSPGRILIHALDPVYVASKAAFTSVRETVNMNDILHNTISGSQGVGGVETRGSYRVGLPGLNDLSTLKVNPSVV from the coding sequence ATGAATGTCGGAGATCTGGTCGTTCGAAGATCATATGGCGGAGACGTAACTTTTCGGGTAGAGGTCCTTCAACTGGATAAAGCGATCATCAAGGGAACCGAGTTCCGGTTGCTGGCCGATTCCCCGCTAGACGATTTGATACAGGTTACTCAAGAGGCGCAGAGTGACAAATCGAGACGCGCACATGTGAAAGCACACCAGACGCTCACGCGTCTGCAGCAAAATCGGATGGACCAGGCTGAACGAAACCGGGAAGGCCTGCTTCAAGAGTGGTCTGCCCAAGAGCCCGCCTACTTTGAAATGCCGGGTAAGGTGCTGCATCTGGACGGCGACCCCAATTATCTGAAAAAAAGCATGAATCTGTACGAACAGCTCCGCGTGCCGGCCGAGGGCCATTATGTGCATGAATCGGCAATGGCCGATACCTTGTACCACCTTTTACCCCAAGTGCGTCCCGACATTGTCGTGATCACGGGGCATGATGGAGTGCTGAAGTCCCGTCAGCCCTATGACCTGTATAGTCTTTCGAGCTACAAAAACTCCCAAAACTTCGTGTCTGCCATCCAGGTCGCACGCCAGTACGAACGCCACTTGGATGCACTCACCATCGTAGCGGGAGCCTGCCAGTCCCATTTTGAAGCTTTATTGCGGGCAGGGGCGAACTTCGCCAGCTCGCCGGGCCGTATACTCATTCATGCTCTTGATCCCGTATACGTGGCTTCAAAGGCAGCATTTACTTCGGTAAGGGAAACGGTGAACATGAATGATATTCTGCACAATACCATTAGTGGCAGCCAGGGAGTTGGCGGGGTGGAAACCCGAGGCAGCTACCGCGTCGGTTTGCCGGGGCTCAACGATTTATCTACGCTCAAAGTCAATCCATCGGTTGTGTAA
- a CDS encoding Veg family protein gives MAKNTLLDIKRNLDAHIGQKIMLRANGGRRKTIERTGVLEETYPSVFIVKLDEEHETFKRVSYSYADILTESVEVMVVDPGQSTDNSFMET, from the coding sequence ATGGCTAAAAATACGCTGTTGGATATCAAACGCAATCTCGATGCTCATATCGGTCAGAAGATCATGCTGCGCGCCAATGGTGGCCGCCGCAAGACGATTGAGCGTACAGGAGTATTGGAAGAAACGTACCCTTCTGTTTTTATTGTCAAGCTCGATGAGGAACACGAAACCTTTAAGCGAGTTTCTTACAGTTATGCCGATATACTTACGGAGTCGGTGGAGGTCATGGTGGTTGATCCCGGCCAATCTACCGATAACTCCTTCATGGAGACGTAA
- a CDS encoding small, acid-soluble spore protein, alpha/beta type encodes MSRRRRSVMSEELKYELAKDLGFYDTIQQEGWGGIKAKDAGNMVKRAIQMAEQAARKS; translated from the coding sequence ATGAGTCGGAGAAGAAGAAGCGTAATGTCGGAAGAGCTGAAATACGAGCTCGCCAAGGATCTTGGTTTTTATGATACGATCCAGCAGGAGGGCTGGGGGGGCATCAAAGCCAAGGATGCTGGAAACATGGTGAAACGGGCCATCCAGATGGCAGAGCAGGCGGCGCGCAAATCGTAA
- the ispE gene encoding 4-(cytidine 5'-diphospho)-2-C-methyl-D-erythritol kinase → MKIYEKAPAKINLMLDVLHKRSDGFHEVEMIMTMVDLADRLEMSELPRDTIVISSQAGYIPLDEKNLAFQAARLIKERYDVKTGVHIHLDKKIPVAAGLAGGSSDAAAALRGLNRLWKLDIPDTELWKLGAELGSDVPFCITGGTALATGRGEKLRAIPNPPQCWVVLAKPPINVSTADVYGRFRSDKIVRHPSAEKMEQAIRNESFPEVCAQLGNVLEDVTLRLYPEVRHLKEAMIRLGADGVLMSGSGPTVFGLVSKESKVARIYNGLRGFCKEVYAVRMLT, encoded by the coding sequence TTGAAAATTTACGAAAAAGCGCCTGCTAAAATCAATTTGATGCTGGACGTCTTACATAAACGAAGCGATGGATTTCATGAAGTGGAAATGATCATGACGATGGTTGATCTTGCCGACCGGTTGGAAATGTCGGAGCTTCCACGCGACACGATCGTCATTTCCAGTCAGGCAGGGTATATCCCGCTGGATGAGAAAAATTTGGCTTTTCAAGCAGCCCGATTGATCAAGGAGCGTTATGACGTCAAGACCGGCGTGCACATCCATCTGGATAAAAAAATTCCGGTGGCGGCAGGGCTCGCCGGAGGGAGCAGCGATGCAGCGGCTGCCCTGCGCGGCTTGAACCGTCTCTGGAAGCTGGATATCCCCGACACAGAGCTCTGGAAGCTCGGGGCCGAGCTAGGGTCGGACGTTCCGTTCTGCATTACGGGAGGAACAGCGCTCGCCACAGGCCGGGGAGAGAAGCTTCGGGCGATTCCGAATCCGCCGCAGTGTTGGGTCGTTTTGGCCAAACCGCCTATTAACGTATCCACAGCGGACGTATATGGGCGATTCCGCAGCGACAAAATCGTTCGGCATCCAAGTGCGGAGAAAATGGAGCAAGCCATACGTAATGAATCATTCCCTGAGGTGTGCGCACAATTAGGAAACGTGCTTGAGGACGTGACGCTGCGGCTGTATCCTGAAGTCCGGCATCTGAAGGAAGCCATGATCCGGCTTGGGGCGGATGGAGTTCTTATGTCGGGGAGCGGTCCAACCGTATTCGGGCTTGTCTCGAAGGAATCGAAGGTTGCCCGCATATACAACGGGCTTCGCGGTTTCTGCAAAGAAGTGTATGCGGTACGCATGTTGACTTAA
- the purR gene encoding pur operon repressor, with the protein MKKLKRSARLVEMTQYLLARPHTVIPLTTFAERYGAAKSSISEDLAIIKEVFEEGGSGELLTLAGAAGGVKWIPKVSREHALHFAEKLCSELEQPDRILPGGYLYMSDLLGEPSLMNEAGKIFATAFGGMDIDVVMTVETKGIPLAYATGAQLNLPVVLVRRDHQATEGSAVSINYVSGSHKSLHTMTLSRRAMREHSRVLIVDDFMKAGGTVQGMIDLLAEFNATVAGVGVLVESGAVDSEERLLTDYVSLAKLTAVDAKSRQISVKPGNYFDL; encoded by the coding sequence GTGAAGAAATTAAAACGAAGCGCAAGGCTGGTTGAAATGACGCAGTACTTATTGGCAAGACCGCATACAGTCATTCCGCTCACCACTTTTGCCGAACGTTACGGTGCCGCGAAGTCATCAATTAGCGAAGATTTGGCGATTATCAAGGAAGTGTTCGAAGAAGGTGGATCGGGCGAGCTTTTAACGCTGGCTGGGGCGGCTGGAGGAGTGAAGTGGATACCGAAAGTATCCAGAGAACATGCTCTTCATTTTGCTGAAAAATTATGCAGTGAACTTGAACAACCGGATCGGATCTTGCCGGGAGGGTACCTGTACATGTCGGATCTTCTAGGTGAACCTTCCCTGATGAACGAGGCAGGCAAAATTTTCGCCACGGCATTTGGCGGTATGGATATCGATGTGGTCATGACGGTAGAGACCAAAGGAATACCGCTGGCGTATGCGACCGGAGCCCAACTTAACCTGCCTGTCGTTCTCGTTCGCAGGGACCATCAGGCTACGGAAGGATCGGCTGTTAGTATCAATTACGTTTCCGGGTCCCATAAAAGCCTGCATACAATGACCCTGTCCCGCAGGGCTATGAGAGAGCATTCCCGGGTCCTGATCGTGGATGATTTCATGAAAGCGGGAGGAACGGTTCAAGGGATGATCGACTTGCTGGCCGAGTTTAATGCAACGGTTGCCGGTGTAGGCGTTTTGGTGGAATCGGGAGCGGTGGATTCGGAGGAAAGACTGCTGACCGATTACGTCTCTTTGGCCAAGCTGACGGCGGTTGACGCCAAGAGCAGACAGATTTCCGTGAAGCCGGGGAACTACTTCGATCTGTAA
- the spoVG gene encoding septation regulator SpoVG — translation MQITDVRLRRVNSEGRMKAIASITIDNEFVVHDIRVIDGNNGMFVAMPSKRTPDGEFRDIAHPISSGTREKIQAAVLTEYDRAATEEEVIEEGA, via the coding sequence ATGCAAATTACGGATGTCAGACTCCGCCGAGTTAACTCTGAGGGGAGAATGAAGGCAATCGCATCCATTACCATCGATAACGAATTCGTCGTTCATGACATTCGCGTCATTGATGGCAACAACGGAATGTTTGTTGCAATGCCGAGCAAGCGGACTCCTGACGGAGAATTCCGTGATATCGCCCACCCGATTTCTTCCGGAACGCGCGAGAAGATTCAGGCTGCTGTTTTGACTGAGTATGACCGTGCTGCGACTGAGGAAGAAGTCATTGAAGAAGGTGCCTGA